From Drosophila yakuba strain Tai18E2 chromosome 2L, Prin_Dyak_Tai18E2_2.1, whole genome shotgun sequence, one genomic window encodes:
- the LOC6528624 gene encoding protein patched, which produces MDRDSLPRVPDTHGDVVDEKLFSDLYIRTSWVDAQVALDQIDKGKARGSRTAIYLRSVFQSHLETLGSSVQKHAGKVLFVAILVLSTFCVGLKSAQIHSKVHQLWIQEGGRLEAELAYTQKTIGEDESATHQLLIQTTHDPNASVLHPQALLAHLEVLVKATAVKVHLYDTEWGLRDMCNMPSTPSFEGIYYIEQILRHLIPCSIITPLDCFWEGSQLLGPESAVVIPGLNQRLLWTTLNPASVMQYMKQKMSEEKISFDFETVEQYMKRAAIGSGYMEKPCLNPLNPNCPDTAPNKNSTQPPDVGAILSGGCYGYAAKHMHWPEELIVGGAKRNRSGHLRKAQALQSVVQLMTEKEMYDQWQDNYKVHHLGWTQEKAAEVLNAWQRNFSREVEQLLRKQSRIATNYDIYVFSSAALDDILAKFSHPSALAIVIGVAVTVLYAFCTLLRWRDPVRGQSSVGVAGVLLMCFSTAAGLGLSALLGIVFNAASTQVVPFLALGLGVDHIFMLTAAYAESNRREQTKLILKKVGPSILFGACSTAGSFFAAAFIPVPALKVFCLQAAIVMCSNLAAALLVFPAMISLDLRRRTAGRADIFCCCFPVWKEQPKVAPPVLPLNNNNGRGARHPKSCNNNRVPLPAQNPLLEQRAASPGSSHSLASFSLANFAFEHYTPFLMRSWVKFLTVMGFLAALITSLYASTRLQDGLDIIDLVPKDSNEHKFLDAQTRLFGFYSMYAVTQGNFEYPTQQQLLLDYHDSFVRVPHVIKNDNGGLPDFWLLLFSEWLANLQKIFDEEYRDGRLTKECWFPNASSDAILAYKLIVQTGHVDNPVDKELVLTNRLVNSDGIINQRAFYNYLSAWATNDVFAYGASQGKLYPEPRQYFHQPNEYDLKIPKSLPLVYAQMPFYLHGLTDTSQIKTLIGHIRDLSVKYEGFGLPNYPSGIPFIFWEQYMTLRSSLAMILACVLLASLVLVSLLLLSVWAAVLVILSVLASLAQIFGAMTLLGIKLSAIPAVILILSVGMMLCFNVLISLGFMTSVGNRQRRVQLSMQMSLGPLVHGMLTSGVAVFMLSTSPFEFVIRHFCWLLLVVLCVGACNSLLVFPILLSMVGPEAELVPLEHPDRISTPSPLPVRSSKRSGKSYVVQGSRPSRGSCQKSHHHHHKDLNDPSLTTITEEPQSWKSSNSSIQMPNDWSYQPREPRPASYAAPPPAYHKAAAQQHHQHHGPPTTPPPPFPAAYPPELQSIVVQPEVTVETTHSDSNTTKVTATANIKVELAMPGRALRSYNFTS; this is translated from the exons ggTAAGGCGCGTGGCAGCCGCACGGCGATCTATCTGCGATCAGTATTTCAGTCCCACCTCGAAACCCTCGGCAGCTCCGTGCAGAAGCACGCGGGCAAGGTGCTGTTCGTTGCGATCCTGGTGCTGAGCACCTTCTGCGTCGGCCTGAAGAGCGCCCAGATACACTCCAAGGTGCACCAGCTGTGGATCCAGGAGGGCGGCCGCCTGGAGGCGGAACTGGCCTACACACAGAAGACGATCGGCGAGGACGAGTCCGCCACGCACCAGCTGCTCATCCAGACGACCCACGATCCGAACGCCTCCGTCCTGCATCCGCAGGCGCTGCTTGCCCACCTGGAGGTCCTGGTCAAGGCGACCGCCGTCAAGGTGCACCTCTACGACACCGAGTGGGGGCTGCGCGACATGTGCAACATGCCGAGCACGCCCTCCTTCGAGGGCATCTACTACATCGAGCAGATCCTGCGCCACCTCATCCCGTGCTCGATCATCACGCCGCTGGACTGTTTCTGGGAGGGAAGCCAGCTCTTGGGACCGGAATCGGCGGTCGTTATACC AGGCCTCAACCAACGACTCCTGTGGACCACCCTGAATCCCGCCTCTGTGATGCAGTACATGAAGCAGAAGATGTCCGAGGAGAAGATCAGCTTCGACTTCGAGACCGTGGAGCAGTACATGAAGCGGGCGGCCATTGGTAGTGGCTACATGGAGAAGCCCTGCCTGAACCCACTGAACCCCAATTGCCCGGACACGGCGCCGAACAAGAACAGCACCCAGCCGCCGGACGTGGGAGCCATCCTATCCGGAGGCTGCTACGGATATGCAGCGAAGCACATGCACTGGCCGGAGGAGCTGATTGTGGGCGGAGCGAAGAGGAACCGCAGCGGCCACTTGAGGAAGGCCCAGGCCCTGCAGTCGGTGGTGCAGCTGATGACCGAGAAGGAGATGTACGACCAGTGGCAGGACAACTACAAGGTGCACCATCTCGGATGGACGCAGGAGAAGGCCGCGGAGGTCTTGAACGCCTGGCAGCGCAACTTTTCCCGGGAGGTGGAACAGCTGCTCCGTAAGCAGTCGAGAATCGCCACCAACTACGATATCTACGTGTTCAGCTCGGCTGCTCTGGATGACATCCTGGCCAAGTTCTCCCATCCCAGCGCCCTGGCCATAGTCATTGGCGTAGCCGTCACCGTTCTGTATGCCTTCTGCACGCTCCTCCGCTGGAGGGACCCCGTCCGTGGCCAGAgcagtgtgggcgtggccggagTACTGCTCATGTGCTTCAGTACCGCCGCCGGATTGGGATTGTCGGCCCTGCTGGGCATCGTTTTCAATGCCGCCAGCACCCAGGTGGTTCCGTTTTTGGCCCTGGGTCTGGGCGTGGATCACATCTTCATGCTGACCGCTGCCTATGCGGAGAGCAATCGGCGGGAGCAGACCAAGCTGATCCTCAAGAAGGTGGGACCGAGTATTCTGTTTGGTGCCTGCAGCACGGCGGGATCCTTCTTTGCGGCCGCCTTCATTCCGGTGCCGGCTCTGAAGGTGTTCTGCCTGCAGGCTGCCATCGTAATGTGTTCCAATTTGGCAGCGGCTCTGTTGGTTTTTCCGGCCATGATTTCTCTGGATCTGCGAAGGCGCACCGCCGGCAGGGCGGAcatcttctgctgctgtttcccGGTGTGGAAGGAACAACCAAAAGTGGCTCCTCCGGTGCTGCCcctgaacaacaacaacggacGTGGGGCCCGGCATCCGAAgagctgcaacaacaaccgTGTGCCGCTGCCCGCCCAGAATCCTTTGCTGGAACAGAGAGCTGCCAGCCCTGGGAGCAGTCACTCACTGGCGTCCTTCTCCTTGGCCAACTTCGCCTTCGAGCACTACACACCCTTCCTCATGCGCAGCTGGGTGAAGTTCCTGACCGTTATGGGTTTCCTGGCGGCCCTCATAACCAGCTTGTACGCCTCCACGCGCCTCCAAGATGGCCTGGACATTATTGACCTGGTGCCTAAGGACAGCAACGAGCACAAGTTCCTGGATGCCCAAACCCGACTGTTCGGCTTCTACAGCATGTATGCGGTTACCCAGGGCAACTTTGAATACCCCAcccagcagcagttgctgctggACTACCATGATTCATTCGTGCGGGTGCCTCATGTGATCAAGAACGACAACGGTGGACTGCCGGActtctggctgctgctgtttagCGAGTGGCTGGCTAATCTGCAAAAGATATTCGACGAGGAGTACCGCGATGGGCGGCTGACCAAGGAGTGCTGGTTCCCCAACGCCAGCAGCGATGCCATCCTGGCCTACAAGCTCATCGTGCAAACCGGCCATGTGGACAACCCCGTGGACAAGGAACTGGTTCTCACCAACCGCCTGGTCAACAGCGATGGCATCATCAACCAACGCGCTTTCTACAACTATCTGTCTGCTTGGGCCACCAACGATGTCTTCGCCTACGGAGCCTCTCAG GGCAAATTGTATCCGGAACCGCGCCAGTATTTTCACCAACCCAACGAGTACGACCTTAAGATACCCAAGAGTCTGCCACTGGTCTACGCTCAGATGCCCTTTTACCTTCACGGTCTAACAGATACCTCGCAGATCAAGACCCTGATAGGTCATATTCGCGACCTGAGCGTCAAGTACGAGGGCTTTGGCCTGCCCAACTATCCATCGG GCATTCCCTTCATCTTCTGGGAGCAGTACATGACCCTGCGCTCCTCACTGGCCATGATCCTGGCCTGCGTGCTCCTCGCCTCCCTAGTATTGGTTTCCCTGCTCCTGCTCTCCGTTTGGGCCGCCGTTCTGGTGATCCTCAGCGTGCTGGCCTCGCTGGCCCAGATCTTCGGTGCCATGACTCTGCTGGGCATCAAACTCTCGGCTATTCCGGCAGTCATACTCATCCTCAGTGTGGGCATGATGCTGTGCTTCAACGTGCTGATATCACTG GGCTTCATGACATCCGTTGGCAACCGACAGCGCCGCGTCCAGCTGAGCATGCAAATGTCCCTGGGACCACTGGTCCATGGAATGCTGACCTCCGGAGTGGCCGTGTTCATGCTCTCCACCTCACCCTTTGAGTTTGTGATTAGACACTTCTGCTGGCTTTTGCTGGTGGTCTTGTGCGTGGGCGCTTGCAACAGTCTGTTGGTGTTTCCCATACTCCTAAGCATGGTGGGACCGGAGGCGGAACTGGTGCCACTGGAGCATCCAGACCGGATATCCACGCCCTCTCCGCTTCCCGTGCGAAGCAGCAAGAGATCGGGCAAATCCTATGTGGTGCAGGGATCGCGGCCCTCGCGAGGCAGCTGCCAGAAgtcgcaccaccaccaccacaagGACCTTAATGATCCATCGCTGACGACGATCACCGAGGAGCCGCAGTCCTGGAAGTCCAGCAACTCGTCCATCCAAATGCCCAACGATTGGAGCTACCAACCGCGGGAACCACGTCCCGCCTCCTATGCTGCCCCGCCCCCCGCCTACCACAAGGCCGCCGcacagcagcaccaccagcaccacggCCCGCCCACCACGCCACCGCCCCCCTTCCCGGCGGCCTACCCGCCGGAGCTGCAGAGCATTGTGGTGCAGCCGGAGGTGACGGTGGAGACGACCCACTCGGACAGCAACACCACCAAGGTGACGGCCACGGCCAACATCAAGGTGGAGCTGGCCATGCCCGGCAGGGCGTTGCGCAGCTATAACTTTACGAGTTAG